Proteins co-encoded in one Conger conger chromosome 4, fConCon1.1, whole genome shotgun sequence genomic window:
- the LOC133126640 gene encoding polyunsaturated fatty acid 5-lipoxygenase-like, with protein sequence MNSLQNHNNVLTEYISQNWKNDAFFGNLVLHGCNPMMIERYTEDQQKIPMETLEKVYPDIKGNIQNGSIYVVDYEILDDIVEGIVKKSPQFLAAPIMLLQQTEEELKPIAIQLKQKPGEHNPVFTPQDKPEAWLLAKIWVRNSDFYYHELVSHLLRTHLMAEIFIIAGYSMADQHPLSRILRPTGRYTLPMNITARNTLINKGGFFMEYTAIGHEHWEILTRATEKITYESLCLPDNVKHRGIENLKNFHYRDDGMDIWDAIYEFVHGVVTGCYKDDEDIQKDPELQEMVLFIYKYGFLHKSDCPSSLKTREETIKYITMIMFTCSVQHAAVNHGQYDIYAWMPNGPTTMRKPPPKNKEVTEKDIMDTLPDITTTLVAMEVAHFLSQVPNDFVPLGEYPEEVAYESHMRDPLMEFKSTLMEIGEKIKRRSAFQEFPYEYLVPAGIENSITI encoded by the exons ATGAACTCTTTGCAGAACCACAATAAtgttctcacag AATATATATCACAAAACTGGAAGAATGATGCCTTTTTTGGCAACCTAGTCCTTCATGGCTGTAACCCAATGATGATCGAGAGGTACACAGAAGATCAGCAGAAAATTCCAATGGAGACTTTGGAAAAGGTGTACCCTGATATTAAGGGAAATATCCAG AATGGAAGCATCTATGTGGTGGACTATGAGATACTGGATGACATTGTGGAAGGTATAGTCAAGAAGTCACCACAGTTCTTGGCTGCACCCATTATGCTGCTTCAACAGACAGAGGAGGAGCTAAAGCCTATTGCCATACAG TTGAAGCAGAAGCCTGGAGAGCACAATCCAGTTTTCACCCCACAAGACAAGCCTGAAGCCTGGCTCTTAGCCAAGATCTGGGTCCGGAACTCAGACTTCTACTACCATGAACTGGTTTCTCATCTTCTCAGAACACATCTGATGGCGGAAATATTCATAATTGCAGGCTACTCTATGGCTGATCAACATCCACTATCACGG ATTCTTCGTCCAACTGGACGGTACACCTTACCAATGAATATTACTGCCAGAAACACCCTCATCAATAAAGGTGGATTTTTCATGGAG TACACAGCTATTGGACATGAGCATTGGGAGATTTTAACAAGAGCAACTGAGAAGATCACCTATGAGAGCCTCTGCCTGCCAGACAATGTGAAGCACCGTGGCATCGAAAATCTGAAGAACTTTCACTACAGAGATGATGGCATGGACATCTGGGATGCAATATATGA ATTTGTTCATGGAGTGGTGACTGGATGTTATAAAGATGATGAAGATATACAGAAGGATCCAGAGCTCCAAGAAATGGTGTTGTTCATATACAAGTATGGATTTCTGCATAAGTCAG ATTGCCCCTCAAGCCtgaaaacaagagaagaaacCATTAAATACATCACCATGATTATGTTCACGTGCTCTGTCCAACATGCTGCTGTGAATCATGGGCAG TATGATATCTATGCATGGATGCCAAATGGACCTACAACAATGAGGAAGCCTCCGCCCAAGAACAAGGAGGTGACTGAAAAAGACATAATGGACACTCTTCCAGACATTACCACAACACTTGTGGCTATGGAAGTGGCTCATTTCCTCAGCCAGGTTCCAAATGACTTT GTGCCACTTGGAGAGTACCCTGAGGAAGTTGCTTATGAAAGCCATATGAGAGATCCCCTCATGGAGTTCAAAAGCACGCTGATGGAAATTGGAGAGAAAATCAAGAGGAGGTCTGCCTTCCAAGAGTTCCCATATGAGTACTTGGTCCCTGCTGGGATAGAGAATAGCATCACTATCTAA